A portion of the Bactrocera neohumeralis isolate Rockhampton chromosome 2, APGP_CSIRO_Bneo_wtdbg2-racon-allhic-juicebox.fasta_v2, whole genome shotgun sequence genome contains these proteins:
- the LOC126751407 gene encoding uncharacterized protein LOC126751407, translated as MIPLKCILLLSAVSIVSAQQNQLEQNRCIIPRILQGSWFSWETGFPTQTVIDATSMSRRGVCVTMSGHGDEYSFIFKERSANCYHCVRTVIRTLNVFEKVEGPCVSIPTGVEPSVENVCKGIRDDQQLVTLFNENFVPINCRSSLEGVWHFTYQNRFRFTGVCNKPDARIQSCQTAGTQFLIQNQKFNVTYQQCEGMEGTFSGTVEYSCLGDWFVGKNHYFAVANTKESRKDEKYRCFLKNRDDDLYIGVSITAECNTLKTPENSPERLKLTPVKAEYVEPGCTLPQNFSGEWVNTANIDADVSISETHINETYYPDRARYRRTIYVCRERRDNRIMMARLTVDGCQKDYVCFDFQPRHHNIIRYRKGLAVIKDDFSTVCSWVQFKNAEAWKYDLFLAKNPVPVRCPVAGKFNFTQRGEHPFRTRILGGVTLSPRPNIHCKQNISDLSVCDTDQKELAIDENYCLSVDHLGRPVDIYSDPDYRMKCIGFWKENLKSYLITYDDLDPLSKYRCWVYQRADLNRVLMSQAVGAFCKLNQDVTSWNHTEGAAVAIDAIEYERERDDCPMYFDDGAYPWKDSDASNIIFDWDFYKAGASPILSYTSGIFLSVVTWILF; from the exons ATGATAccattaaaatgtattttacttCTCAGCGCTGTAAGCATAG TTTCAGCGCAGCAAAACCAATTGGAGCAAAACAGATGTATTATTCCAAGAATTCTACAAGGAAGTTGGTTCTCATGGGAAACTGGTTTTCCCACACAAACTGTAATAGATGCGACTTCCATGTCACGCCGTGGAGTATGTGTAACCATGTCTGGCCATGGTGATGAGTATTCATTCATATTTAAAGAGCGGTCGGCAAATTGCTATCATTGTGTTCGCACGGTTATAAGAACACTGAATGTGTTTGAAAAAGTTGAAG GTCCATGCGTTTCTATACCAACGGGAGTAGAGCCAAGCGTCGAAAATGTTTGCAAAGGAATAAGAGATGACCAACAATTAGTGACATTGTTTAATGAGAATTTTGTTCCCATCAATTGTCGGTCGTCGCTTGAAGGCGTATGGCATTTCACATATCAA aATCGTTTCCGGTTTACTGGTGTCTGCAACAAACCCGATGCGCGTATTCAATCTTGTCAAACAGCTGGTACTCAATTCTTGATACAAAATCAGAAATTCAATGTCACGTACCAACAGTGTGAGGGAATGGAAGGCACATTTTCCGGTACTGTGGAGTATAGTTGCTTGGGCGATTGGTTTGTCggcaaaaatcattattttgcgGTGGCAAATACGAAAGAATCGCGAAAGGATGAAAAATACCGATGTTTTCTGAAAAATCGTGACGATGATTTGTACATTGGTGTCTCTATTACTGCTGAATGTAATACTTTGAAAACGCCAGAGAACTCGCCCGAACGTCTTAAGCTTACACCTGTAAAAGCGGAATATGTTGAACCCGGTTGTACTCTCCCACAAAATTTCTCTGGTGAATGGGTCAATACTGCAAATATCGATGCAGATGTCTCTATTAGTGAAACACATATAAACGAGACATACTACCCCGATCGAGCACGTTACCGTCGTACGATATACGTGTGTCGCGAGCGGCGAGATAATCGAATTATGATGGCTCGTCTAACAGTGGATGGCTGTCAAAAGGATTATGTATGTTTTGATTTTCAACCACGTCATCACAATATTATACGCTACCGCAAAGGTTTGGCTGTTATCAAGGACGATTTCAGCACAGTTTGCTCGTGGGTTCAGTTCAAAAATGCAGAGGCTTGGAAATATGACTTGTTTCTAGCGAAAAATCCGGTACCAGTACGTTGCCCAGTGGCgggaaaattcaattttacacAACGTGGAGAACATCCCTTCAGAACAAGAATTCTCGGAGGTGTAACCTTAAGTCCTCGACCGAACATACattgcaaacaaaatatttctgattTATCAGTCTGTGACACAGATCAAAAAGAATTGGCTATTGATGAGAACTACTGTCTATCAGTAGATCATTTGGGAAGGCCTGTGGATATATACA gtgACCCTGATTATCGCATGAAGTGTATAGGTTTTTGGAAAGAGAATCTCAAATCTTACCTCATCACATATGATGATTTGGATCCACTTTCTAAGTACCGTTGTTGGGTATATCAACGCGCAGATTTAAATCGTGTGCTAATGTCGCAAG CTGTTGGAGCCTTTTGCAAACTAAATCAAGATGTCACCTCATGGAATCACACAGAGGGTGCCGCAGTCGCCATTGATGCCATAGAGTACGAACGAGAGCGAGACGACTGCCCTATGTACTTCGATGATGGTGCCTATCCATGGAAAGATTCGGATGCATCCAACATTATATTTGATTGGGATTTTTATAAAGCAGGTGCGAGCCCCATATTGTCATATACAAGtggtatttttttaagtgtcGTCACATGGATTTTATTTTAA
- the LOC126751412 gene encoding succinate dehydrogenase [ubiquinone] cytochrome b small subunit, mitochondrial isoform X1 — protein sequence MALSVMLRNAGKLNVVGLGKTALSLPMKTLTTKSTLSAESLKTLAKLNNAQCLSRTFSLSSPKMSAAKGNHVPLWTAERLISLSLLGVVPAAFIYPSQTLDALLAVSVVLHSHWGVEAIITDYARPQVVGPLLPKVAHGALILLSIATLGGLFYIIQNDVGIANSVKQIWKIKAAGSGSTVEETTSK from the exons ATGGCTCTTTCAGTAATGCTGCGTAATGCCGGCAAATTGAATG TTGTAGGACTAGGTAAAACGGCCCTATCTTTGCCCATGAAAACTTTGACAACAAAGAGTACTCTTTCTGCAGAAAGTTTGAAAACTTTAGCGAAACTGAATAATGCACAG TGCTTATCAAGAACCTTCTCATTAAGCTCTCCTAAGATGTCTGCAGCTAAAGGCAATCACGTACCTTTATGGACCGCTGAACGCCTGATATCTCTTTCCCTGCTGGGTGTTGTTCCTGCCGCTTTTATCTACCCTTCGCAAACGCTCGATGCTCTACTTGCAGTTTCTGTAGTCCTTCACTCgcattg GGGTGTGGAGGCCATAATTACAGATTATGCTCGTCCGCAAGTGGTTGGACCACTCTTACCAAAAGTCGCCCATGGTGCCTTGATATTACTGTCTATTGCAACCCTTGGTGGACTTTTCTATATCATACAAAATGACGTCGGAATTGCCAACTCCGTTAAACAGATTTGGAAGATCAAGGCTGCTGGATCTGGTTCAACTGTTGAGGAAACCACTTCTAAATAA
- the LOC126751412 gene encoding succinate dehydrogenase [ubiquinone] cytochrome b small subunit, mitochondrial isoform X2, giving the protein MALSVMLRNAGKLNGLGKTALSLPMKTLTTKSTLSAESLKTLAKLNNAQCLSRTFSLSSPKMSAAKGNHVPLWTAERLISLSLLGVVPAAFIYPSQTLDALLAVSVVLHSHWGVEAIITDYARPQVVGPLLPKVAHGALILLSIATLGGLFYIIQNDVGIANSVKQIWKIKAAGSGSTVEETTSK; this is encoded by the exons ATGGCTCTTTCAGTAATGCTGCGTAATGCCGGCAAATTGAATG GACTAGGTAAAACGGCCCTATCTTTGCCCATGAAAACTTTGACAACAAAGAGTACTCTTTCTGCAGAAAGTTTGAAAACTTTAGCGAAACTGAATAATGCACAG TGCTTATCAAGAACCTTCTCATTAAGCTCTCCTAAGATGTCTGCAGCTAAAGGCAATCACGTACCTTTATGGACCGCTGAACGCCTGATATCTCTTTCCCTGCTGGGTGTTGTTCCTGCCGCTTTTATCTACCCTTCGCAAACGCTCGATGCTCTACTTGCAGTTTCTGTAGTCCTTCACTCgcattg GGGTGTGGAGGCCATAATTACAGATTATGCTCGTCCGCAAGTGGTTGGACCACTCTTACCAAAAGTCGCCCATGGTGCCTTGATATTACTGTCTATTGCAACCCTTGGTGGACTTTTCTATATCATACAAAATGACGTCGGAATTGCCAACTCCGTTAAACAGATTTGGAAGATCAAGGCTGCTGGATCTGGTTCAACTGTTGAGGAAACCACTTCTAAATAA